In a genomic window of Curtobacterium sp. MCBD17_035:
- a CDS encoding response regulator transcription factor: protein MRLLVVEDDDEMRALLERGLAAEGYRVTAVENGVEALIALGEQAYDLAVVDVMMPGMSGFELSRRIREREDPMRILLVTARDAVDDRVYGLDSGADDYLTKPFAFAELTARLRALGRREVAGAPRTIEVADVAIDSEARRVVVQGQRVAMSPTEFALLRLLARSAGSVVDRPKILEEVWDGSQHVDPNVVEQYISYLRKKLSAHDASVAITTVRGRGYRLDSVGA, encoded by the coding sequence ATGCGGCTGCTGGTGGTGGAGGACGACGACGAGATGCGCGCGCTCCTCGAACGGGGACTCGCGGCCGAGGGCTACCGGGTCACCGCCGTCGAGAACGGCGTGGAGGCGCTCATCGCGCTCGGCGAGCAGGCGTACGACCTCGCCGTGGTCGACGTCATGATGCCCGGCATGTCCGGCTTCGAGCTGAGCCGCCGCATCCGCGAGCGCGAGGACCCGATGCGGATCCTCCTCGTCACCGCGCGGGACGCCGTCGACGACCGCGTGTACGGCCTCGACTCCGGTGCCGACGACTACCTCACGAAGCCGTTCGCGTTCGCCGAGCTCACCGCGCGCCTGCGGGCCCTCGGCCGGCGCGAGGTGGCTGGCGCACCTCGGACCATCGAGGTCGCCGACGTCGCCATCGACTCCGAGGCACGACGCGTCGTCGTTCAGGGCCAACGCGTGGCGATGAGCCCGACCGAGTTCGCGCTCCTCCGGCTGCTCGCCCGCTCCGCCGGGAGCGTGGTGGACCGGCCCAAGATCCTCGAGGAGGTCTGGGACGGCAGCCAGCACGTCGACCCGAACGTCGTCGAGCAGTACATCTCGTACCTCCGCAAGAAGCTCTCCGCGCACGACGCGTCGGTCGCCATCACGACCGTGCGCGGTCGCGGGTACCGCCTCGACAGCGTCGGGGCCTGA